A genomic stretch from Helianthus annuus cultivar XRQ/B chromosome 1, HanXRQr2.0-SUNRISE, whole genome shotgun sequence includes:
- the LOC110933049 gene encoding uncharacterized protein LOC110933049 produces the protein MVYGFAARVHNKDRKSLKLPALYGDWIKTFNYPDKNAVIRTLPSSAWVVFQYEEALSSFRLIYFYQDINLAPSEYFYYQPGNPWDRDNCMYVSRLFVDHKMLSTCPYYPVVVRSSCNRKWFVRMDIFDNDIYITTGWNRIKKEMSITDHHLVVFEMLDLHTFEMSVFCCKPTLLTLPPELCVVKEEPTNEVIDISDDDLPNPIPVVGVEESTDDEVPVVFRVDNHYRLKKKWAQLHGLDRKRDLIIKDSAGLTWDVSIGVEHSEGYPRYNVTGMKNFVRDKQLVKGSEFHMVYVKSKGLLAKERRKMRKLYLDSKRSNSKKQSTGPFSRGCSKVDNWSQVIDKENYNPNISSSSNNFHTVRNLKYVTTSASSSTITTSGFPLNNEFTTSTSTRFSIVSNIVTQSSNSIGQSSSTLTKLNSGKQKLLPKKRRIDPIPMLDLTSDDENVDFAPIQDPYYLDHGNQSLKCEMCDSLLWTDEGGKGRITLGKLSYSLCCGYGKVELPDLKEPSSIYKDLFANSNENNKYFLKNIRRYNSMFAFTSMGGKVDSSINSGRAPYVFRISGQNFHSLGGLVPAPGKQPKFSQLCIYDTENEVSNRNKLFSDSTNKSDLHLKQIDLHLIKFLKDFLDNNNQLVKSYRIARNHFNDNPNENFKLRIIYKRDLDGRTYNLPSSFEVAALIVGGIQQIVDHRDIVVESHTEGLQRISELHPSYLALQYPILFPNGDDGYRIDIPHRDGISTLKKISPKCTMREFFAYRIQDRSTSFSLILNARRLFQQFLVDAYTMIESERLNYIRFQQKHLRSESYTNLQKFKNEGKKDLSNTGVRLVLPSSFTGGSRYMQQNYLDAMAICKWFGYPDFFITVTCNPKWPEIIRYLRNTSIKQEDRPDIMCRLFKMKLDSIIKDLKDKKVFGALSAAVYTVEFQKRGLPHAHICIFLKPESKLLSVDHVDKFISAEIPDKIQDPALYALVSEFMIHGPCRNANPNCPCMVDNRCSKKFPKKFINETITDAEGFPVYRRRDNGNTIIKSKVQLDNRSVVPYNPLLLKRYQAHINVEWCNQAGSIKYLFKYINKGPDKASLVVSNGDGTDNEQTAKDEIKAYYDCRYVSACEASWRIFANEVHYRFPPVMRLPFHMEGQQNVVFGAEDDIEEVLDKPSVSSSIFLKWMEMNINNEEARKLTYVEFPTKFCWKLKDRNWAERKRKLLQIGRIHSVSPALGEPYFLRILLNKVKGPRSFEEIRTVDGQLFPTFRDACYAMGLLDDDMEYIEAIKEASFTGDGRYIRALFVTLLLSNTLSRPEFVFEQTWKYLGDDILYKTRKETKNKDLVMSDERLKNKTLVEIEKYLIRNGSSLTRWPTIPYPDYDSFAVGNNRLVDEELSFNVPQIMTAVEGDKGGVFFVYGYGGTGKTFLWKTLALTVRSREQIVLNVASSGIASLLMSRGRTAHSRFHIPINLDESSMCHIRPDGDVAYLLKQTRLIIWDEAPMVHRHAFEALDRTLKDIFVDKSNCQSDVLFGGKVIVFGGDFRQILPVIPNGSRQEIVNASLSSSYIWPHCKLLTLTKNMRLTVGVLPSTVESTKRFAEWLLDIGEGKVGGDNDGVATVEIPSDLLITDSLDPIESLIQFVYPSVLERYKDRDYFSERAILTPKNEVVHETNDRLLELFPGEPTEYLSSDSICATEKGIDSFQQELYSPDVLNGLKISGLPNHRLVLKPGVPIMLLRNIDQQNGLCNGTRLQVTFLGKRVIEAEIISGANVGTRTFIPRISMIPSDKKIPFAFQRRQFPVAVCFAMTINKSQGQSLSKVGLFLKEPVFTHGQLYVALSRVKSREGVKMLILDKDGKPTNTTTNVVYKEVFTHL, from the exons ATGGTTTATGGATTTGCTGCTCGTGTCCATAACAAGGACAGAAAATCGTTG AAACTTCCGGCATTATATGGCGACTGGATTAAAACATTCAACTACCCGGATAAGAATGCTGTCATCCGCACT TTACCGTCATCTGCCTGGGTGGTTTTCCAATATGAAGAAGCTTTATCTTCATTTCGTCTCATCTACTTTTATCAAGACATAAATCTTGCGCCGTCTGAGTATTTCTACTACCAACCTGGAAATCCTTGGGACCGTGATAACTGCATG TATGTGAGTAGGTTGTTTGTTGATCACAAGATGCTTTCAACTTGTCCATATTATCCTGTTGTGGTACGTTCCTCTTGTAATCGTAAATGGTTTGTTCGTATGGATATTTTTGACAATGATATCTATATTACAACTGGTTGGAATCGAATCAAGAAGGAGATGTCTATTACTGATCATCATTTGGTCGTTTTTGAAATGCTTGATTTGCATACATTTGAGATGAGTGTTTTCTGTTGCAAACCCACCCTATTAACTCTACCACCAGAACTTTGTGTTGTCAAAGAAGAACCTACAAATGAGGTCATTGATATTTCTGATGATGATTTGCCTAATCCCATTCCGGTAGTTGGTGTTGAAGAGAGTACGGACGATGAAGTACCGGTTGTATTTCGCGTGGACAATCATTAT CGACTAAAAAAGAAGTGGGCACAATTGCACGGTTTGGATCGTAAGAGGGATTTGATTATTAAGGACTCTGCTGGTTTGACTTGGGACGTGTCCATTGGTGTCGAGCACTCTGAAGGATATCCGCGCTATAACGTGACTGGTATGAAGAATTTTGTTCGAGACAAACAGTTAGTCAAAGGTTCCGAATTTCATATGGTTTATGTCAAAAGTAAAG GATTACTTGctaaagaaagaagaaaaatgcGCAAGCTCTATCTTGATAGCAAACGATCGAATTCAAAGAAACAAAGTACTGGTCCTTTTAGTAGAGGATGCTCAAAAGTCGATAATTGGTCTCAGGTCATCGACAAAGAGAATTATAATCCAAATATTTCTTCATCATCTAATAATTTTCACACAGTGCGGAACTTGAAATATGTAACCACATCAGCATCATCAAGTACCATCACGACCA GTGGTTTTCCTTTGAATAACGAATTTACCACTTCTACAAGTACTCGGTTTTCTATTGTTTCAAACATTGTTACACAAAGCAGTAACTCCATTGGTCAATCGTCCTCAACGTTAACAAAGCTGAATTCCGGTAAACAAAAGCTTTTACCTAAGAAACGCCGTATTGATCCTATTCCAATGTTAGATCTTACGTCTGATGATGAGAATGTAGACTTTGCTCCCATTCAAGACCCTT ATTATTTGGATCACGGTAATCAAAGCCTTAAATGTGAGATGTGTGATTCATTGTTATGGACTGACGAAGGTGGTAAAGGGAGAATTACATTGGGTAAGTTAAGCTATAGCTTATGTTGTGGTTATGGAAAAGTGGAGCTTCCGGATTTGAAAGAGCCTTCTTCAATATACAAGGATCTATTTGCAAATTCTAATGAAAACAACAAGTATTTTCTAAAGAATATCCGTCGATATAATTCTATGTTCGCATTCACATCCATGGGTGGAAAAGTAGATTCAAGCATCAATAGTGGCAGGGCACCTTATGTATTTCGTATAAGTGGACAGAATTTTCATTCATTAGGTGGTTTGGTACCTGCACCTGGAAAACAGCCAAAGTTCTCCCAGCTTTGTATTTATGACACTGAGAATGAAGTTTCAAATCGAAATAAGTTGTTCAG TGACTCCACAAATAAGTCTGACTTGCATTTAAAGCAAATAGATCTTCATCTCAtaaagtttttaaaagacttcctGGATAATAATAATCAGTTGGTTAAAAGTTACAGAATAGCAAGAAACCACTTCAATGATAATCCTAATGAGAACTTCAAACTTCGTATCATTTACAAAAGAGATCTTGATGGTCGTACTTACAACTTGCCTTCATCTTTTGAAGTTGCTGCATTGATTGTTGGTGGTATCCAACAAATAGTTGACCATCGTGATATTGTTGTTGAGTCTCACACGGAAGGTCTTCAACGAATAAGTGAACTTCATCCATCATATCTTGCACTTCAGTATCCAATTCTTTTTCCCAATGGTGATGACGGATATAGAATAGACATTCCTCATAGGGATGGTATAAGTACTTTAAAGAAAATTAGTCCCAAGTGTACAATGAGAGAATTCTTTGCTTATAGAATCCAAGATCGATCAACTTCATTTTCGCTAATATTAAATGCCCGCAGATTGTTCCAGCAATTTTTGGTTGATGCATATACCATGATCGAGAGTGAAAGACTTAATTATATCCGTTTTCAACAAAAACATCTTAGGTCTGAATCATACACAAATCTTCAGAAATTTAAGAATGAAGGAAAAAAGGATCTATCTAATACTGGGGTACGGTTAGTACTACCATCATCTTTTACTGGTGGGTCTCGGTATATGCAGCAAAATTATCTAGATGCTATGGCTATTTGCAAATGGTTCGGGTATCCTGATTTTTTCATTACGGTGACATGTAATCCTAAGTGGCCAGAGATTATCCGATACCTTCGAAATACTTCTATTAAGCAAGAGGACAGACCAGATATTATGTGTCGATTGTTTAAGATGAAACTGGATTCAATTATAAAGGATTTGAAGGACAAGAAAGTGTTTGGAGCACTAAGTGCAG cGGTTTATACCGTTGAATTTCAAAAGCGTGGATTGCCACATGCTCACATTTGTATTTTTTTGAAACCTGAATCCAAGCTTCTCTCCGTTGATCACGTAGACAAATTCATATCTGCTGAGATACCAGATAAGATTCAAGATCCCGCTCTTTATGCTCTTGTATCCGAGTTTATGATTCATGGTCCATGTAGAAATGCAAATCCCAATTGTCCTTGTATGGTTGATAATAGATGTTCaaaaaaatttccaaaaaaattCATTAATGAAACAATTACCGATGCTGAAGGTTTCCCTGTATACAGAAGAAGAGATAATGGAAACACCATTATCAAGTCCAAAGTTCAATTGGACAACAGAAGTGTCGTTCCATATAATCCGCTTCTTTTGAAAAGATACCAAGCTCACATTAATGTAGAATGGTGCAATCAAGCGGGTTCTATCAAATATTTGTTTAAGTACATTAATAAAGGTCCAGACAAAGCATCGCTTGTGGTGTCAAATGGAGACGGTACAGATAACGAACAAACAGCAAAGGATGAGATCAAAGCTTATTATGATTGTAGGTACGTTTCCGCTTGTGAAGCTTCTTGGAGAATATTTGCAAATGAAGTTCACTATAGGTTTCCTCCAGTTATGAGGCTTCCTTTTCATATGGAAGGTCAACAAAATGTTGTTTTTGGTGCCGAAGACGATATTGAAGAAGTGTTGGACAAGCCATCAGTCtcttcatccatttttttaaaGTGGATGGAGATGAACATAAATAATGAGGAAGCACGGAAGCTTACGTATGTTGAGTTTCCTACAAAATTCTGTTGGAAACTAAAAGATAGAAATTGGGCAGAACGTAAAAGAAAATTATTACAGATTGGACGCATTCATTCTGTTTCCCCTGCTTTGGGTGAACCATATTTTCTTAGAATTCTTTTAAACAAAGTCAAAGGACCAAGATCCTTTGAAGAAATTAGAACTGTTGATGGCCAGTTGTTTCCAACCTTCAGGGATGCATGTTATGCTATGGGTTTGTTAGACGATGACATGGAATACATCGAAGCTATTAAAGAAGCGAGTTTTACGGGAGATGGTCGTTATATTCGTGCATTGTTTGTTACTTTGCTGTTGTCAAACACATTATCAAGACCTGAATTTGTTTTCGAACAAACATGGAAATACTTGGGggatgacattttatacaaaacgAGAAAAGAAACAAAGAACAAAG ATCTTGTAATGTCAGATGAGAGATTGAAGAACAAGACATTGGTGGAGATTGAGAAGTACCTCATTCGAAATGGGTCCTCTTTGACACGATGGCCAACAATTCCTTATCCTGATTACGATTCGTTTGCTGTTGGAAACAATCGTCTGGTTGACGAAGAACTGTCTTTTAATGTTCCTCAG ATAATGACAGCCGTTGAAGGCGACAAAGGAGGTGTATTTTTTGTTTACGGATATGGAGGAACGGGGAAGACGTTTTTGTGGAAGACGTTAGCCTTAACCGTTAGGTCGAGAGAGCAGATTGTTTTAAATGTGGCTTCAAGTGGTATTGCTTCACTTCTAATGTCAAGAGGTAGAACGGCTCATTCTAGATTTCACATCCCCATAAATTTAGATGAGAGTTCAATGTGTCACATAAGGCCCGATGGTGATGTAGCTTATCTGCTTAAACAAACTAGGTTGATTATATGGGACGAAGCACCCATGGTACATAGACATGCGTTTGAAGCTTTAGATAGAACATTAAAAGATATTTTTGTCGATAAAAGCAATTGTCAGTCGGATGTTTTGTTTGGAGGTAAGGTAATCGTTTTTGGTGGTGATTTTAGACAAATTCTTCCTGTTATTCCAAACGGAAGTAGGCAAGAAATTGTTAACGCTTCGTTGAGTTCATCCTATATATGGCCCCATTGCAAGTTACTTACTTTGACCAAAAACATGAGATTGACTGTTGGTGTTTTACCATCTACAGTCGAGTCGACAAAGAGATTTGCCGAATGGCTTCTTGATATTGGCGAGGGTAAAGTTGGAGGGGACAATGATGGTGTAGCAACTGTAGAAATACCATCTGATTTGTTAATCACAGATTCTTTGGATCCCATCGAAAGTTTAATTCAATTTGTATATCCATCTGTTCTTGAAAGATATAAGGATCGAGATTATTTTTCTGAAAGGGCGATTCTGACACCAAAAAACGAGGTGGTACATGAAACAAATGATCGACTACTAGAATTGTTTCCTGGTGAACCAACAGAGTACCTGAGTTCTGATAGTATATGTGCGACGGAGAAAGGTATCGATTCATTCCAACAAGAGTTGTATTCACCTGATGTCCTTAATGGTTTAAAGATATCTGGTTTACCTAATCATCGTTTGGTTTTAAAACCTGGAGTTCCAATTATGCTTCTTAGGAACATTGATCAGCAAAATGGTTTGTGTAATGGTACAAGGTTACAGGTTACATTTCTTGGAAAGAGGGTTATAGAAGCTGAAATTATATCAGGTGCTAATGTCGGAACCAGAACATTCATACCAAGAATTAGCATGATTCCCTCCGACAAAAAAATTCCTTTTGCTTTTCAAAGACGACAGTTTCCTGTTGCTGTGTGCTTTGCTATGACGATCAACAAGAGTCAAGGCCAATCTTTATCTAAGGTTGGATTGTTTTTAAAAGAGCCCGTTTTTACACATGGCCAGCTATATGTAGCATTATCAAGAGTTAAATCAAGGGAAGGTGTGAAGATGTTAATTCTTGATAAGGATGGCAAACCTACCAACACAACAACTAATGTGGTTTACAAAGAAGTGTTCACACACTTATGA
- the LOC110933055 gene encoding auxin-responsive protein SAUR32: MKIYNGKNSTRKSGYKCKLVVIKILIKTMQHCMLHRWRYIEVKFGDAPKDVKEGQFAVIAVKCEKPKRFVVELGCLTNPVFLRLLKIAGEEYGFNHEGAISIPCEPDEL, encoded by the coding sequence ATGAAGATATACAACGGCAAGAACAGTACTAGGAAATCGGGATATAAGTGTAAACTTGTTGTAATCAAGATTCTTATTAaaacaatgcaacattgcatgtTACATAGATGGCGATACATAGAAGTCAAGTTTGGAGATGCGCCTAAAGATGTAAAGGAAGGACAATTTGCAGTTATTGCCGTCAAGTGCGAGAAGCCAAAGAGGTTTGTGGTTGAGTTAGGATGCTTAACTAACCCTGTTTTCTTGAGGTTGCTAAAGATAGCTGGAGAAGAATATGGGTTCAATCATGAAGGTGCTATTTCAATCCCTTGTGAACCTGATGAGTTGTAG